Below is a genomic region from Aquipuribacter hungaricus.
CACGCCCGCGCCCTGGTCGCCGGGCTCGGCCTGCCCGAGGGGGTCCGGCTGGCCGGGCTCGCAGGTGACCTGTCCGCCGACGGCTCGATCGGCTCGCGCACCGCGGCCTTCCGCGAGCCCTACGCCGACAACGACGCCGACCGCCCGGACCACCGCGGACACGCCTACCTGGACGCCGCGACGATCGCCGCGCACGTCGTCGCCTGCGTCGGGGCGGGCCTGCAGCCGGGCTTCCACGTCATCGGCGACGCCGCGCTCGACACGGTCATCCAGGGCTGCGAGGACGCCGCCCGCACGCTCGGCGGGAGCCGGCTCCGCACGGCGCGGCTGCGGCTGGAGCACGTCGAGACGGCCGACGACGCCCAGGTCGCCGCGCTCGCGGGCCTCGGCGCGGTGCTGAGCATGCAGCCGATGTTCGACGGGCTGTGGGGCGGCGACGCCGGGCTCTACGCGCGCCGGCTGGGCACGCGGCGGCTCAACCGGGTCGGCAGCATCGCCGCGGCCGGCATCCCGCTCGCCTTCGGCTCCGACTCCCCGGTGACCGCGCTCGACCCGTGGGGCGGGGTGTCCGCCGCGGCGTTCCACCACGACGCCGACCAGCGGGTCAGCGTCCGCGCCGCGTTCGCCGCCCACACCCGCGGCGCGCACCGCTGTGCCCGCGACGACGTCCACGTCTCCGAGCAGGCGGGCGTGCTGGTGCCGGGCGCGCCGGCGGACCTCGCCGTCTGGGAGGCGGGCGAGCTCGTCGTCCAGGCACCCGACGACCGGATCCAGGCCTGGAGCACCGACGCCCGCTCCCGCGTCCCGGCCCTGCCGGACCTCAGCCCCGGCGCCCCCCGGCCCCGCGGCATGCGCACCGTCGTGGCCGGCCGCGTCGTCCACGACACGGGCGAGCTGGGCGGGACCACCTCATGACAGGAGCACGACCGTGACCCGCCGCAGACCCGTCCTCGACCTCGACCCCGCCCAGGTGGTCCGGGCCCGCGAGCTCGCCCACGCCGCCTCGGCGCCGGTCGTCGACCTCGCCCGCACCCGCACCACGGTGAGCGTCGAGCGTGCCGTGCTGCGCGCCGCCGGCCTGGAGGGCGCGGACGCCGAGGGCATCCCGTGGGTCAACCACCTCGTCGACGCGGTCCGCCGCCAGGTCGGGCTCGAGCAGGGCGTCGCCGTGCCGGTGTGGGACGCGCTCGCCCGCGCCGAGGCCGGCGACCTCACCGTGCTCGCGCAGAAGGCCGCCGTGGACGGCGTCCGCTTCGCCCTGCCGTCCGGGAGCGCGCGCGAGCACGCCCTCGTCGGCGCCCGTGCCGCGGCGGCCGGGGGGGTGGCCGGCATCGACGCCGCCCGCGCCGAGCGCGAGGCCATGGTCGCCCGGATCGGCGACCCGCCCCAGCGGCCGTGGATCTACCTCATCGTGGCGACCGGTGACATCTACGAGGACATCCCGCAGGCCCAGGCTGCCGCCCGGGCCGGTGCCGACGTCATCGCCGTCATCCGCTCCACCGGGCAGTCGCTGCTGGACTACGTCCCGGAGGGCGCGACCCGCGAGGGGTACGCCGGCACCTACGCCACCGCCGAGAACTTCCGGCTCATGCGGGCCGCGCT
It encodes:
- a CDS encoding amidohydrolase; the encoded protein is MTRVLYRHGAVYTPADPYAQALLVDGGTVAWVGGDERAATMATDGSADEVVDLAGALVTPAFVDGHVHSFDTGLLMTGVDVTGARRVDDVLDAVAAYVAAHPGRTALGHGWDETLLAEGRPPTAAELDRAAGGAEVYLSRVDVHSALVSSPLAARAGCADRAGWDGTARVERDAHHVARAAARDVPDAERAAAHEAALRRAAEVGIGTVHEMSGPFIGGLADLPVLLDVADRVGVRVLPYWGEAATDADHARALVAGLGLPEGVRLAGLAGDLSADGSIGSRTAAFREPYADNDADRPDHRGHAYLDAATIAAHVVACVGAGLQPGFHVIGDAALDTVIQGCEDAARTLGGSRLRTARLRLEHVETADDAQVAALAGLGAVLSMQPMFDGLWGGDAGLYARRLGTRRLNRVGSIAAAGIPLAFGSDSPVTALDPWGGVSAAAFHHDADQRVSVRAAFAAHTRGAHRCARDDVHVSEQAGVLVPGAPADLAVWEAGELVVQAPDDRIQAWSTDARSRVPALPDLSPGAPRPRGMRTVVAGRVVHDTGELGGTTS